A single genomic interval of Saccharospirillum mangrovi harbors:
- a CDS encoding flagellar brake protein, which yields MSARQPTFESLQLVPGQPLQLELDGHKRDRDRSTLVGYRPSSTILVTTPTLKGRPVPVRLETGVNVRLFANRLNGVCAFRSQVIFIATLPFAHLHLAMPKQLYIGEIRKAVRARVKLPAAIWFGEERVNVELMDLSVDGGRIRTDFPGFDTGQEIEVGLRLTLGRIEKVVRLNALIRSIIANPEDKQSTLGLQWVNVATNDSIALQAFVLEKLNEHPY from the coding sequence ATGTCGGCTCGACAACCCACCTTTGAATCACTGCAACTGGTGCCGGGGCAGCCGTTGCAATTAGAGCTGGACGGTCACAAACGCGATCGTGATCGCAGCACTCTGGTCGGTTATCGCCCGAGCAGCACCATTCTTGTTACCACCCCGACGCTAAAAGGCCGACCGGTGCCGGTGCGATTGGAAACCGGCGTCAACGTCCGGCTGTTTGCCAATCGTCTGAACGGCGTCTGCGCCTTCCGCTCCCAAGTGATTTTTATCGCCACGCTGCCGTTTGCGCATCTGCATCTGGCGATGCCCAAGCAGTTGTACATCGGTGAAATTCGCAAGGCAGTGCGCGCCCGCGTGAAACTGCCAGCGGCGATCTGGTTTGGCGAAGAAAGAGTCAATGTTGAGTTGATGGATTTATCGGTCGATGGCGGCCGTATCCGCACCGATTTCCCCGGCTTCGATACCGGCCAGGAAATTGAAGTGGGCTTGCGCCTGACCCTGGGGCGAATTGAAAAGGTGGTGCGGCTGAACGCACTGATCCGCTCAATCATTGCGAACCCGGAAGACAAACAAAGTACGCTGGGTTTGCAGTGGGTGAATGTTGCCACTAACGACAGCATCGCCCTTCAGGCCTTTGTCTTGGAGAAACTCAATGAACACCCCTATTGA
- a CDS encoding pirin family protein, whose translation MNTPIDVVDLVIAPRKQSLMGLPIRRVLPWRGQRHCGPFVFLDHMGPHTLAPGEGLDVPPHPHIGLSTLTWLYAGQFEHRDSLGSVQIIRPGEVNWMTAGRGIVHSERSPDDERAAESHVEGLQFWVAQPQSAETGEPRFEHHAREQLPTWQDEQASWTLIAGQWQQQRSPVQVESELALLDVRTQRAGSLELPSQGSDWEWGLYPLSGAVQWQGQPLPQYHLGVTNQAVTFSWQADSHFVLFGGRTLGARRIDWNFVATNDALIDQARRDWQAHRFPPVPGDAGYVPYPGND comes from the coding sequence ATGAACACCCCTATTGATGTTGTTGATCTGGTGATTGCCCCACGCAAGCAGTCTTTGATGGGTTTACCGATTCGTCGAGTGTTGCCCTGGCGCGGCCAGCGCCACTGCGGACCGTTCGTGTTTCTCGATCACATGGGGCCGCACACGTTGGCACCGGGCGAAGGATTGGATGTACCACCGCATCCGCACATCGGTTTATCGACCTTGACCTGGCTGTATGCCGGTCAGTTTGAGCACCGGGATTCGCTCGGCAGCGTGCAAATCATTCGTCCGGGCGAAGTGAATTGGATGACCGCCGGCCGTGGCATCGTGCATTCCGAACGCAGCCCGGACGACGAACGCGCCGCGGAATCTCACGTTGAAGGTTTGCAGTTCTGGGTGGCGCAACCGCAATCGGCTGAGACCGGCGAGCCGCGCTTTGAACACCACGCCCGCGAGCAATTGCCGACCTGGCAGGACGAGCAAGCGAGTTGGACTCTGATCGCTGGTCAGTGGCAACAACAGCGTTCGCCGGTGCAGGTCGAATCGGAACTGGCGTTATTGGATGTGCGCACGCAGCGCGCTGGGTCGCTGGAACTGCCGAGTCAGGGCAGCGATTGGGAATGGGGTTTGTATCCGTTGTCCGGGGCGGTGCAGTGGCAGGGCCAACCCTTGCCGCAATATCACCTCGGCGTGACCAATCAGGCGGTGACTTTTTCCTGGCAGGCGGACAGTCATTTTGTGTTGTTTGGTGGTCGCACGTTGGGCGCGCGGCGCATCGATTGGAACTTTGTTGCCACTAACGATGCCTTGATTGATCAGGCCCGTCGCGACTGGCAAGCGCATCGCTTCCCGCCCGTTCCCGGTGATGCCGGCTACGTGCCGTATCCGGGTAACGACTGA
- a CDS encoding sensor domain-containing diguanylate cyclase, translated as MSESPLYRLSSAFLSHFDGLAISPATWVLLATAVLAMVFHRTAWLTLLLVLLTVCLSQEMLTEPGPALAVWLAWLWAFWRPDKPLRLTGSWLPLAILLIMALWPWLPFLPANIQQWPNVKWPDILPIVNVSPVILTLIFLSGLSALFRFVLKPSASWPWHGLGVLLTAILSWQGEQAASLVWIALSLVIGATILTDAYSVAYRDALTNIPNRRALSQALRTLGRRYAIAMADVDHFKSFNDTWGHETGDQVLKVVASILTKHHMPVRAFRYGGEEFTLVFRGMTREEATPILDELRERIAEYPLMVRKSDRPTSRKDGKRQRGATTSAKQVNISASFGVSDNRHAHSPEDAIQRADKALYKAKQAGRNCVRSG; from the coding sequence TTGTCTGAAAGTCCGCTGTATCGGTTGTCTTCGGCTTTTCTGTCTCACTTCGATGGATTGGCAATTTCACCCGCCACCTGGGTGTTGCTGGCCACGGCCGTCCTGGCGATGGTGTTTCATCGCACTGCCTGGCTGACACTGTTGCTGGTGTTGCTGACGGTCTGCCTGAGTCAGGAAATGCTCACCGAGCCCGGTCCGGCACTGGCCGTCTGGCTGGCCTGGCTGTGGGCTTTCTGGCGCCCGGACAAACCCCTGCGTCTGACGGGCAGTTGGCTGCCATTGGCGATTCTGCTGATCATGGCGCTCTGGCCCTGGTTGCCTTTCCTACCCGCCAACATTCAGCAATGGCCCAACGTAAAATGGCCGGACATTCTGCCCATCGTGAATGTCTCGCCCGTCATTCTGACGCTGATTTTTTTATCGGGATTGTCGGCGCTGTTCCGCTTCGTATTGAAGCCATCGGCCAGTTGGCCCTGGCACGGTTTGGGCGTGTTGCTGACCGCCATTCTCAGCTGGCAGGGTGAACAGGCGGCGTCGCTGGTTTGGATAGCGCTTTCATTGGTCATCGGCGCCACCATTCTGACCGACGCCTATTCGGTCGCCTATCGTGATGCGCTGACCAACATTCCCAACCGCCGCGCACTGAGCCAGGCGTTGCGCACCTTGGGCCGGCGTTACGCCATCGCCATGGCGGACGTCGATCATTTCAAATCGTTTAACGACACCTGGGGCCACGAAACCGGCGATCAGGTGCTCAAAGTTGTCGCCAGCATTCTGACCAAACACCACATGCCGGTGCGTGCTTTTCGTTACGGCGGTGAGGAATTCACACTGGTGTTTCGCGGCATGACGCGCGAAGAAGCCACGCCAATTCTGGACGAGTTGCGCGAGCGCATTGCGGAATATCCGTTGATGGTGCGCAAGTCGGACCGACCAACGTCGAGAAAGGACGGTAAACGCCAACGCGGAGCCACGACCAGCGCCAAACAGGTCAACATTTCGGCGTCCTTTGGGGTCAGCGACAATCGCCACGCCCACTCACCGGAAGACGCCATCCAGCGCGCCGACAAAGCGCTCTACAAAGCCAAGCAAGCCGGCCGCAACTGCGTGCGTTCCGGCTAA
- the spoT gene encoding bifunctional GTP diphosphokinase/guanosine-3',5'-bis pyrophosphate 3'-pyrophosphohydrolase: MLTVDALAKRLESYLEPDNIRRIRRAYYYAEQAHEGQMRRSGERYITHPLAVANILCEMHMDHQSLMAAMLHDVIEDTAVSKEALAEQFGAGVAELVDGVSKLTHLEFETKKEEQAENFQKMVLAMSKDIRVILVKLADRLHNMRTLGAMPPEKKRRKARETLDIYAPIALRLGINDLRIELENLAFESLYPLRAQRIAKAIKQSRGHRKELVGQIRQALSERLGAEGIDVQVIGREKHLYSIYTKMKDQKKTLQEILDVYGFRIITQSVDACYRTLGVVHNFYKPVPNRFKDYIAIPKANGYQSLHTTLIGMNGVPIEIQIRTQEMEDMANHGIAAHWLYKNEDSSDNSPTHARARRWVKGLLEMQERAGNPVEFIENVKIDLFPDEIYVFTPKGKILEVPKGATAVDFAYAVHTDIGNACVGCLVNRQIAPLSQPLNSGDTIKIITAPGARPNPAWLNFVITAKARSNIRHFLKNLKKQDSVELGRKLLNNSLRNFDTELDAVSDASINSLLSEYQLAKLDDLLEDIGLGNRVAYVVARRLLNDCAEASEESSDKAMTVSGTEGMLVTYAKCCRPIPGDPIVGLISKGKGMVIHVEHCRNIVEMRKDPDRCVHLRWDKSMEGEFVVDLRVEMRNSRGVLAGVANAVSQADANIESIEMQERDATTSRLNLTVSVTSRQHLARVIRRLHGLPAVGSIERVQG; the protein is encoded by the coding sequence TTGCTCACCGTCGATGCCTTAGCCAAACGGCTAGAGAGCTATCTGGAACCGGATAACATTCGTCGTATCCGGCGGGCGTATTATTACGCCGAGCAAGCCCACGAAGGCCAGATGCGACGCAGTGGCGAGCGTTACATCACCCACCCGCTGGCGGTCGCCAATATCCTCTGTGAAATGCACATGGACCATCAAAGCCTGATGGCCGCCATGCTGCACGACGTCATCGAAGACACCGCCGTCTCCAAAGAAGCACTGGCTGAACAGTTTGGCGCCGGCGTGGCGGAACTGGTCGATGGCGTGTCCAAGCTGACGCACCTGGAATTCGAAACCAAGAAAGAAGAACAGGCGGAAAACTTCCAGAAAATGGTGCTGGCGATGTCGAAAGACATCCGCGTCATTCTGGTCAAACTCGCCGACCGCTTGCACAACATGCGCACCCTCGGTGCCATGCCGCCAGAGAAAAAACGCCGCAAAGCCCGCGAAACGCTGGATATTTACGCGCCCATCGCGCTGCGTTTGGGCATCAACGATTTGCGCATCGAGTTGGAAAACCTGGCGTTCGAATCGCTGTATCCGCTGCGCGCTCAGCGCATTGCCAAGGCGATCAAACAAAGCCGTGGGCATCGCAAGGAACTGGTCGGGCAGATTCGTCAGGCGTTGAGTGAACGGCTGGGTGCCGAAGGCATCGACGTTCAGGTGATTGGTCGGGAAAAACATCTGTACTCCATCTACACCAAGATGAAGGACCAGAAAAAGACGTTGCAGGAAATCCTCGACGTTTACGGTTTCCGCATCATCACCCAGTCGGTCGATGCCTGTTACCGCACGCTCGGCGTGGTGCATAATTTTTATAAACCGGTGCCGAACCGCTTCAAAGATTACATCGCCATTCCCAAGGCGAACGGCTACCAAAGCCTGCACACGACCTTGATCGGCATGAATGGCGTGCCCATCGAAATCCAGATCCGCACTCAGGAAATGGAAGACATGGCGAACCACGGTATTGCCGCGCACTGGCTGTATAAGAACGAAGACAGTTCAGACAACAGCCCGACGCACGCCCGCGCCCGCCGCTGGGTAAAAGGCCTGCTGGAAATGCAGGAACGCGCCGGCAACCCGGTCGAATTTATCGAGAACGTGAAGATCGATCTGTTCCCGGACGAGATTTACGTCTTCACCCCGAAAGGCAAAATTCTCGAAGTGCCCAAGGGCGCGACCGCAGTCGATTTCGCCTACGCCGTGCACACCGACATCGGCAACGCCTGCGTCGGTTGTCTGGTGAACCGCCAGATCGCGCCGCTGAGCCAGCCGCTGAACAGCGGCGACACCATCAAAATCATCACCGCGCCGGGCGCGCGCCCGAACCCGGCCTGGCTGAATTTCGTCATCACCGCCAAGGCGCGCTCCAACATTCGCCATTTCCTGAAGAATCTGAAAAAGCAGGATTCAGTCGAGCTGGGTCGCAAGTTACTGAACAATTCCTTGCGCAATTTCGACACTGAATTGGATGCCGTGTCCGACGCCAGCATCAACAGTCTGCTCAGTGAATATCAGTTGGCGAAGCTGGACGATTTGCTCGAAGACATCGGTCTGGGCAATCGCGTTGCCTATGTGGTGGCGCGGCGCTTATTGAACGACTGTGCCGAAGCGTCCGAAGAAAGCAGCGACAAAGCGATGACCGTCAGCGGTACCGAAGGCATGTTGGTGACCTACGCCAAATGCTGCCGGCCGATTCCGGGCGATCCCATTGTCGGTCTGATCAGCAAAGGCAAGGGCATGGTGATTCATGTCGAGCATTGCCGGAACATCGTCGAGATGCGCAAAGACCCGGACCGCTGTGTGCACCTGCGCTGGGATAAATCGATGGAAGGCGAATTCGTCGTCGATCTGCGCGTGGAAATGCGCAACAGCCGCGGTGTGTTGGCCGGCGTTGCCAATGCGGTATCGCAAGCTGATGCCAACATCGAGAGCATCGAAATGCAGGAACGCGATGCCACCACCAGCCGTCTCAATCTCACCGTTTCGGTTACCAGTCGTCAGCATTTGGCGCGGGTGATTCGTCGTCTGCATGGCCTGCCAGCGGTTGGCAGTATCGAACGGGTTCAGGGCTGA
- the speE gene encoding polyamine aminopropyltransferase, translating into MPEFPASASWFTEVWSAEGSAFSLEVTEKLHEERSEFQHIEIYQTRHWGKLMVLDGCYMVTDRDNFLYHEMLTHPALFTHPNPKKVLIIGGGDCGTLREVLRHPGVERVWQVEIDERVTRLAEQYFPALCEANNDPRAQLLFEDGIAWIRNCEPGELDLIIVDSTDPVGPAAGLFNREFFGHCLRALGRDGLLVQQSESPLFHTHSLIREMRSELAAAGLTNQLTLPFPQPIYPSGWWSCTLASAGLDVRAFRETDAENKAFATFYYNAGVHRGALNPPEFMKALDEG; encoded by the coding sequence ATGCCCGAATTTCCTGCCTCAGCAAGCTGGTTCACTGAAGTCTGGTCGGCCGAAGGCTCGGCGTTTTCTTTAGAAGTGACTGAAAAACTGCACGAAGAACGCAGCGAGTTTCAGCACATTGAAATCTATCAGACCCGGCATTGGGGCAAGCTGATGGTGCTCGATGGCTGTTACATGGTTACCGACCGCGACAATTTTCTGTACCACGAAATGCTGACCCACCCGGCGTTGTTTACCCATCCGAATCCCAAAAAAGTATTGATCATTGGCGGCGGCGATTGCGGCACCTTGCGCGAAGTGTTGCGCCACCCGGGCGTTGAACGCGTCTGGCAGGTGGAAATTGACGAGCGCGTAACACGTCTGGCCGAGCAGTATTTCCCGGCGTTGTGTGAAGCCAATAATGATCCACGTGCGCAATTGTTGTTTGAAGACGGCATCGCCTGGATTCGCAACTGCGAACCGGGCGAGCTGGATTTGATCATCGTCGATTCGACCGATCCGGTCGGCCCTGCAGCGGGACTGTTTAACCGCGAGTTTTTCGGTCATTGCCTGCGTGCTTTAGGCCGCGATGGCTTGCTGGTCCAGCAAAGCGAAAGCCCACTGTTTCACACCCATTCGCTGATTCGCGAAATGCGTTCCGAATTGGCGGCGGCGGGTTTGACGAATCAATTGACGTTGCCGTTTCCGCAGCCGATTTACCCGTCCGGCTGGTGGAGTTGCACGCTCGCCAGCGCTGGTTTGGACGTGCGCGCCTTCCGCGAAACCGACGCAGAAAACAAAGCCTTTGCCACCTTCTATTACAACGCCGGTGTGCATCGCGGTGCGCTGAATCCGCCGGAATTTATGAAGGCGCTGGACGAAGGCTGA
- a CDS encoding disulfide bond formation protein B, protein MIDRVVRFIGSRWYWLALVVGALALEGIALFYQHVLNEPPCLLCIHARLWVLGILLAGGLGMALRRHWWGLVAAQSVLIVSLLGLLERSWVGVQIERGLYEGACGMDPGFPAWFALDDWFPNVFQVWTMCGYSPIMPFGLTMVETLTYGSVLALLVSALGMIALLLRRT, encoded by the coding sequence ATGATCGATCGAGTGGTGCGGTTTATCGGGTCACGTTGGTATTGGTTGGCGCTGGTCGTGGGTGCCTTGGCGCTGGAAGGCATCGCGCTGTTTTATCAGCACGTCTTGAATGAACCGCCGTGTTTGCTGTGTATTCACGCGCGTTTGTGGGTGTTGGGCATTTTATTGGCCGGTGGGCTGGGCATGGCGCTGCGTCGGCATTGGTGGGGTTTGGTGGCGGCGCAGTCGGTGTTGATTGTCAGCCTTTTGGGCTTGCTGGAACGCTCCTGGGTCGGTGTACAGATTGAACGCGGCTTGTACGAAGGCGCCTGTGGCATGGACCCCGGTTTCCCGGCCTGGTTTGCGCTCGACGATTGGTTTCCGAACGTGTTTCAGGTTTGGACCATGTGCGGCTATTCACCGATCATGCCGTTCGGTCTGACCATGGTGGAAACCCTGACCTACGGTTCGGTACTGGCGTTGCTGGTGTCTGCGCTGGGCATGATTGCGCTGTTGTTGCGCCGTACCTGA
- the rpoZ gene encoding DNA-directed RNA polymerase subunit omega: MARVTVEDCLENVANRFELIMVASKRARQIANDNVEPLVPEENDKPTVIALREIAEKKISPEAILAEGKEDDFDVDFDQ; this comes from the coding sequence ATGGCTCGTGTCACTGTTGAAGATTGCCTGGAAAACGTGGCCAACCGCTTTGAATTGATCATGGTGGCCAGCAAACGCGCTCGTCAGATTGCCAACGACAACGTTGAGCCGCTGGTGCCGGAAGAAAACGACAAACCGACGGTCATCGCACTGCGCGAAATCGCCGAGAAAAAGATTTCTCCGGAAGCGATTCTGGCCGAAGGCAAAGAAGACGACTTCGACGTCGATTTCGATCAGTAA